In Cucurbita pepo subsp. pepo cultivar mu-cu-16 chromosome LG04, ASM280686v2, whole genome shotgun sequence, the following are encoded in one genomic region:
- the LOC111792828 gene encoding uncharacterized protein LOC111792828: protein MDATFLFIDFIYVVADLDITEAGFSLMASNPFLRYTATLYISNDFCLNYSLMDEPHSASISLPSLRDAITVDGAAQFDTVAINLEDLDQLTLTFETLTPSGHEPYLRQNLRLYSPSEREDFGIPITTKYFIVKCDWFRHILSELPVFNDDVVCVTPMASQVIFSVVSKEIILTEEDEQCIIMGYEECVDTQFQIVLQPRMFFHNLSFETSAHVWFLRTINSGSAMLFPVVSSYVQYFIRFPPT, encoded by the exons ATGGACGCAACCTTCCTATTCATAGACTTCATTTACGTAGTAGCCGACTTGGATATCACAGAAGCTGGCTTCTCCCTAATGGCCTCAAACCCTTTCCTTCGCTACACTGCAACGCTCTACATTTCCAATGACTTCTGCCTCAACTATTCCCTCATGGATGAGCCTCACAGTGCCAGCATTTCCCTTCCATCCCTTCGTGATGCCATCACGGTTGACGGTGCGGCCCAGTTTGACACAGTGGCTATCAATCTTGAAGACCTCGATCAATTGACCCTTACATTCGAGACATTAA CACCTTCAGGGCATGAGCCTTACTTGCGTCAAAATTTGCGGCTATATTCACCTTCCGAACGGGAGGATTTCGGTATACCTATAACGACAAAATATTTCATCGTTAAATGCGATTGGTTTAGACACATCCTATCAGAACTACCGGTCTTCAACGACGATGTAG TTTGTGTTACTCCAATGGCTTCACAAGTCATATTCTCGGTTGTATCTAAAGAGATTATTCTTACTGAAGAG GATGAACAATGTATAATTATGGGTTATGAAGAATGTGTTGATACTCAATTCCAAATTGTTCTTCAGCCAAGGATGTTTTTCCATAATTTGTCATTTGAAACGAGTGCACATGTATGGTTTCTTAGGACAATAAATTCTGGTAGCGCAATGCTTTTCCCAGTTGTTAGTTCATATGTTCAATATTTCATCCGTTTTCCTCCGACATGA